The window AGACTTATTAAAACATCATGCCAGTGAAATTATATTAAAAGATCGACttaccctatatatatatatatatatatatatatatatatatatatatatatatatatatatattattggtgaACAGATGTATCGTGAccaatgagtcagcacggctaagTCCACAGATCAATGTTGGGAGTTCTTTGTCGATTGACCTGGACGTCGAGGTAGTTCGGGCCTTTGCGACGGGATGTTGGTTAGCGTTTTTTAGTCCGAGCGTCGTATGCGTCGTGCTGCGTCTCTTTGCTCCCGGGATAGGTGACAGCTCGCCCTCGTTCACTAGATGGTGATTTCTGGGTCGATACGCTCGTGGCTCGGGGGTGACTACTTCCCTGCAAAAAAGGCCTTCGTCAGGTGATTCCCGAGTTTGGCCCCTCCGAAGAACAAGTCAGTTGTGAGCGGTATTATATTTTCCTCCTCAGTTTTGGAAGCTGGGATAGAGGTCTTTATACTGACTTGAAAGGATCGGTCGTACATGGATTGGTGTGGACATAGCACGACATTAGTACATATTATGGCTTGGTGTGCGGGGTGTTACCGTCCCGGGATTGTCGGGACCAGGCATGTTGAACAGTGTCTTGGAGTACGTGTCTTGGAGTACGAGTTCTGTTATGACGTATAACATCAGCTATGACGTGTCTGCGAAAACATGTATTATCATATACTTTTTAGGGTActtaagaagagagagagagagagggtaattagtatatatatacaatatcgaCTTACTAATtactgtatatatataaatatatataaaggaaAAATCTAATATGACCGAAAGCGGGCAAGACGGGGACCAAAGGTCGCTTTCGGCATGGGGCGACGCGAGCGGGTCGCCGGTAAAAAAGTGCCGGCCGGTGGCGACACCGCTGGGGTCACGGCGCTTTTAGCGGGATAGGAACGACAGTCAGTGGGCCCCATCCGTCGGCAAGCCCCTACTCGTCTTCTTCCTTTCGTCCCGCGGTGGAGACGGCGCCCCACTCGACGTCCCCGGCAACGTGACCCGCGTGCTTATCCTCACCCGCGTTGTCGCTCACCCACTCACGTACCTATCCTCCCCACGCTGTGTTGATGGCTCCCGGTCACTTGCAATCACCAGAATAATACTTCTGTACGTTCAAACCGAGCCAATTTGAATTGGTTGCCATTTACTGGTAGTCAACTCAGCTCACAAGTCCTAAGTCTGGTCTCGAGCCGTATTTGAATGGGTTCAAATCAAGTCATTGTCGGATCCGGTTGACCGTCGACCCTGAATATAATCCTACTATCTAAATCATTCAAAGGAACCCAAATTACTGTGTTGAGGTCCGATTGGAGGTCGATCATAACCCAAATTAGCATCAGAGTTCCCAATCTATCTTATATTAGACCAGTCGCTTATTGTTATCATTATTAGGTGTTTAAATATGCCGCAAACCCAACCCATTTATTTATTATCGGATTACTTTCTCTCTGATCCGATACGTGCGTCGGACGGCAGAAGTAATCGAGATAACCCGACCCGACAAAATTCCATGCTCGGATTGTGTCCGGCTCGTGATGGGATGGCAGATCAGGTTGCAGCTCGCCGCGCCATGGTGCGGAATCACCGTGAAGATCTAATCACTACCGTCGCTTCCATGCGTGATTCATTTCCTAAGGGTGGCATGCGTCTCTACATCTGGCCGCCGCCTCCTCTggcacctctctctctccctccgtcTCCCTTTGCAGATCCCGACGCGATTCGCCTCCGCTTCACTACGATCGGGTAGTTCCCGACGATCTCGAGGTTCGCCTTCGATTCCTGTCGCATCTTCTTGCGTTTTTGCGGgttttacattctgatttctcagTTCATCTGCTTCGAATTGGTTCGCTCTCGGTTCTTACATCTAGATCGCGGCGAGATCGTTGCGCTCGCGAGATCGTCGGAGGGGAGGCGCGTTTTTTGTCTTTGGATTATGGCAGCAGCTCTCCGATTCGCGGGGATATCTCCCTGTGTAGGGTTTCGAAGGGATCCGTCGACTTCTCTCGCTCTCTCGTCGAGCTTTTCAAGTAAGCTCTGGGTCGAGTTGTCTCCGAGGTCGATAGGTACAAAGAGGGCGCGTGGTTACCCGAGGAATAGGAGTTTGAGGGTGAGCTGCGAGAGGGGAGTTTCTGCTTTCTTCGAGGAGGACGAGGCGGAGAGGCAGGGTGCGGACGGAGATGCCCCGCAGCTGAGCATCGTGATGAAGTTTGGTGGGTCGTCGGTGGCGTCGGCTGAGAGGATGAAAAAGGTTGCTGACCTTATTCTTAGCTTTCCAGAGGAACGGCCGGTGATTGTGCTCTCCGCCATGGGAAAGACGACAAACAATCTTTTGCTGGTGTTACATCTTCTGACCGCTCCCGTCGTTAATCTGTTCCATTATTTTGGATTAATTAGCATGTCTAACTTGCGATTACTCTTAGGCCGGCGAAAAAGCAGTTTGCTGTGGTGTTTCAAATGTATCAGAGCTTCATGAGTTAAGCTTTATTAAGGATCTGCATCTTAAGTACGTGAATgcttttcttttgtttctgtaATGTTTTTGCCGTATTTTCTTGTTCCTGGTGTAATGTATCATGAAAATGGCATTTGGTTGTTCACATTTTTCAGGACAGTCGATGAGCTTGGGCTTGATAAATCTATCGTCTCTGGTGAGTTTATTTTATTCCTTGGCCCATTCCAACCTTTTGGTATGTCATCATTAAAGTTCGATATGGTGTTATATTAAAAGTGTTTCACTGTATATGAAATCTGTATATGCACCATTGTTTAGCAGAATCCCATGATATGTCTATTTTGCAGATAGGGGCTAGGTTATGTAATGGAGTATGAATCATCGCTGTTCATCTAAATTAAGTATGATTATCTAAATATTGTGGAATGAATTCATACTACTGCAAAAGAAGGCTGGATGTAACTTTTGACCTTGGAAAGTctattttattcttagattctgaGGCATGAAATTTAGAACTCAATTACTTGTCACAGTGCATTGAAGATCGTTGCAACTGTTATCTCTGTGAGAAAATATGCCTTATATATGGTTTTCTGTTATACGATAGGTTGTGTTGTAATCTGAGTATGCATATTCAATTTCCACATCTGTTTACATTTACTTCAACATCCTCTTAAAAAAGAATAACTCAAGTTTTGAGTTGCTTTCTTTCTGTTTGCCAGCCATATTTGTTGACACGAGTTTTATTTGTGCAACAATGGTAGTTAGGAGGCATGAAATTTCGGATCACAGTAATCTTCATCTTTTTCTAGTACAGACTACTGCATAGTAAGTTTGTTAGTGTTTGACCCGTTGTTCCCTTTGGCTtagccttaaaaaaaaaaatgtcctCTCTTGTTGAAGCTAATGCAACCTCCAGAAACTTTTGATGTTATGAAGTCAGTAAACAAACACTTCTGAGGAGAGAGGCATTTACTATGTCCCATTTGCATTCCCTCTCTTTTTGCCTCATCTTGCTTTCCCTATTCCTCTTAATCTAGGGTGTTTCACCTTTCCACGTTTAGACTGTCTAATGAAATGGCAGGTAGCCACTGGCCAAGCTAATGGAGCTAGCTTCCTGCCTATGGTTTGCATCAGGACTGCATCTCAGCTTGGTGGGGCTACAAGCTGAGATCATTATATTGACCAATGACTAACTTACATGTTGTTTGAGCCTATCTGATCAGTGAGACATCTTTTGCAATGATGTAAACAGTCCGAACACCATGTGGACATCTTTTGCAGCCAGTGAACTTTTATTCTTGTTACATGCTTGTCGATGCTGATTGATAGTTCCTTGTTTATGACTATTTGCAGGTTTGTTGGATGAGCTAGAGCAACTTCTTAAAGGCATTGCAATGATGAAAGAGCTGACACTTCGTACAAGGGACTATCTTGTTTCATTTGGAGAATGCCTGTCTACAAGAGTCTTTGCAGCATATCTAAATAAAATTGGTGTAAAGGCACGACAGGTACCTGTTCTGTCATCTTCATCAGCTTATTACACAGATATGGATGATGTCTTGTATTTAAATTTTGTGACTTCTTGGAGAATAAGCCGACTTCTTACCGATTGAAAATTGAGGATTGGTGATATAAGCTTGTTTGCTAACAAGCCTAGATAGTCTAGGTACTACTTTGTCACTTAAGAATGTCCATCGATTACTTGTTTTTGCTTGTAATTCTTGTATTTTAGGGTATAGGATAAGATTTATCATTCTTATGTGATTGATTATGCAACCTCTATTCATATTCTAAGAACTTAAATTTGACTCTTTTGTGAGGAGTTCTTGCACATTCATCAGAATTTTAAGTTCAGCTTCAATTGATGATTAAATCTTCAAAATGTGTTCCATTATTCTCTCTACAAATTTTCTTATGGAAGACACTCTCAAGATAGCACATCACATTGATGAAATATGATAACTGTTCTTTTTTATTAATACCTAAAATCAGATTGGCTTCTCTGGTTTTCTTCTGGAACCTGCTTCTGTGGTTCTTACATGTCCCTACATATGAAATTAACTGATTATATTGCTGCCAAATCTTTTGCAGTATGATGCATTTGATATTGGTTTCATAACAACAGATGACTTTACAAATGCGGATATCTTGGAAGCAACTTATCCTGCCATTGCTAAGAGGTTACACGGTGACTGGATTAATAATCCAGCAATCCCTATTGTTACTGGCTTTCTTGGGAAGGTGTGAAGCCCTTAGGCCAACTTTATACAATTGTATAAAACATCAAATTTGAATGGTCTTGGTGCACTTGTTTTCCTCTACATGCAGGGTTGGAAATCCTGTGCGGTCACTACACTAGGCAGGGGTGGAAGTGATTTGACTGCAACAACTATTGGTAAAGCTTTGGGATTGCGAGAAATCCAGGTCATTCTTTAGGGTCTTTGTATTAAGGGATTTATTTGATCTTAACCTTCATACTGATATGCTAATGATACCTTTACAGTTGCCATGATTTGTTATCAAATCTATTATGTGTTGTCGCCCTTTGTTTTTTAGTTGAATATCATCCACTATATGCCCTTGAATTTTCAACTGTTACAGGTCTGGAAGGATGTTGATGGCGTTCTGACATGCGACCCTAATATATATCCCAGTGCAAGGCCCGTACCACATTTGACATTTGAAGAGGCAGCTGAGCTTGCCTATTTTGGTGCACAGGTATGCCTGCATCTGCTTCATGTCCACATTATTCTCAGTGACTCTAAATTTGGTTTGATACTAATTACATGCATATACTCAAGACAGCAGGAGTCTTATTAACTAGTATCTCTTCTTGGATTTGGTCTACATGTGAAATTTCTTGTCTGCTTTTTGCTTGATGTTTCAACATCAGTAGAATCAACTCCGTTGGTGGTAGCCTCAAATTAAGTGTACTACACCAACCCTCGTGGTGCTATTAATGTTTTCCAAAATGTCAATCTTTGCTTTATGATTGTTGCATGTTACAGCCATTTTCATAAAGTATAAAGTATTGCTCTTTGTTTCTTCACACATTCATGTTAAAATTTCCATTGTCTGAAGTTCAGGTtttgcatccactatcaatgagaCCTGCTCGAGAAGGTGATATACCAGTGAGGGTCAAGAATTCCTACAACCCTCAAGCTCCTGGTACTGTCATCACTAAGGAAAGAGATATGAGCAAGGTTTGTTGGATCATCTCGTGTGATCGATTCCATCCTAGAATGAGGCCATTGATCTCAGCTTTTGTTTACTCAGAGACTTCATTTTCTTGTGTGTAGCTCAGGCTGTGCTAACCAGCattgttttgaaatcaaatattacCATGTTGGATATAGTGAGCACTCGAATGCTTGGTCAGTATGGCTTCTTAGCAAAGGTAGGAAATTGTGTTGTTTCCTTGACATCATACTATGTGTTTTGGTTCGTTTGTAATTCATAATTGTTACTATTGTGCTCTCTAAGTGCAGGTTTTTGCTATATTTGAAGATTTGGGTATATCTGTTGACTGTGTTGCGACAAGTGAAGTCAGTATCTCTTTGACATTGGATCCATCAAAACTTTGGAGTCGAGAATTAATTCAGCAGGCAAGTACATGAGCCAAAGTTGATGCTAGATGCAGAAGAATTAGAAAAATTCACTTGTCAATGAATAGCGGAATTATAAAACTAACCGATTTTTATTATCCTTGTTTGCTTTAGATAGTTATCATTTGTAATAGAGCTATGAGATAATTCACAATCTAATATCTAGTTTAGTGCTCAATGGGTACCCATTTCTTTCTCAAATATGGATAATGCTAGACTAAGAATGCGTGAGCACCTTGACGTAATAAATACTTTGTGAGATTAGGACTTCCTATCCTGATTTGAAGCATTGAATTTTTCTCCTTACAAACGTAATGTTATGTCTAACTGGGATTTTACTGATTTCATCCAGTCATCCCTGTCCACGTTTTTTTATCTGTTCTTGTCTTTCTAGCTGAAAATTTGTCTTCATCATGATACACACATATGTACAATATGGTCGTCCAGCTAGGACCTTTATTTTCATCTCACATACTACCCTGATTGCTCTGTCCACCTTGAACAAATCAATGCAGGAGCTTGATCATGTGGTCGAAGAGCTTGAGAAAATTGCAGTCGTTCATCTCCTTCAGCATAGATCAATAATCTCTCTCGTTGGGAATGTACAGCGGTCTTCCTTGATACTAGAAAAGGTTTAACTCTGTCTCCATATCATAATTGATGATCGTCTTCCTTAATCTCCTATCACCCAGTTTTCTTTACAACATTATTTCTTGCGGTCAATGTTTGACTATGTACTATGCAAATGTGTGCATGATGTCAGGCATTCAATGTTCTTCGGAAGAACGGAGTGAATGTCCAGATGATCTCTCAGGGAGCATCTAAGGTACATCTAGTGGCTCTATGTCCTACTTCCTTTGTAGCTTTTGGTAATCGAGTCTGGTTCAATTATGCATGTTAATTTGATGCTAGTTTGCTCATCCCTCCACCGCAGGTAAACATTTCCTTGATAGTCAATGATGATGAGGCAAAGCAGTGTGTCAAGGCTCTGCATTCAGCGTTCTTTGAGAATGGTTTCCTTTCAGAAGTCGGAGAAGCAGAATTTTCGGGTAACGGCACCACAATTCCCTCCAACGTCTCTGTGATGTAATCACAATCAATTCGCATCAGGTGACAACAACCAATGCCTTATCTCCCTTCAAAGGGTTGGTTGATTTGCTTAGGTTAATCTATTTGATTCTTTCCCACAAGCTGTGGGTTGCAACGCCACGCCTTTGTTGAATAGACCTTTTTTCTTGGTTGTAAGCCATGCCACAAGATGCAGCTGTAGGTACGCCAAATTGCAATTTTGTTCATTGGAATCAAACCCGATTCTGATTATATGCTTTTCGAGATTTATTTACTTGTGTGCATTCATTAAAATTTTAGATGGTATTTCCACCACCCCTAAGATTTTTGTCagcaatattttttatgatttgctTGCATGCCAGAACTCATTTGGCTATTAATTTTGTAAACAATGCGGTTTTCTATACCAATGTGGTGAATTGATATGATAGTGACTGTCATCAAATTGGTTCTACATCAGTTTAGTGTCAGCAATCTTTCTCCATCTAGAagttaaataatataatgatgattatttTCTACTATGAGAattatttcttaatttatttttgaattttggTATATTTTTAGAAATTGCTATGCTTGTGCATATCTTCAAATCAGTTGGTAACACAGCAGAAATGTAAAACTCCGGGGTTTCCCTCCTTTTTGATACGCTGTACCCGCAAGTTAGGGAGCAGTCCGATACAAAGGCTTTTCGGCTTTGTAACGACGGGGGAATTGAACGGTATGGAAATTAAACTTGCACACTGTTTTCTCGATCGAGAGGATTAAGAGACTACACATTCGCTGGAGGAAGGAATTAAGACAAGATCGAGAGGATTTCTAGTTGTGAAAGTTGCACACTGTTTTCTCGATCATTCTAATGTTTAGGAAGATAAAGTATAGATAAAGACGACCATTTTAGGAGAAGAAACCCCAAAGGAAACTAATGCTTAAGcaacaataaaatcataagttataACTATTTTAAgtctattatatatatttttatcataattgagATTTATAAAAACTTAATATCTTTAATTAAGTTCAGAATATGTAAATTTTTATTAAGTTTTTTAGTCTTGTTTTATCTATTTTTGtatcattaatattaatttatttatttttggtctTTTAAGCACcaatcattttaaataattttttattttattttttaaattctaattACTTTTATTATACTAATCTAAGGTCTAATGTACTCTAATCGTTGATataatcaaatatattttatatttaaggcTATAATCACAACGttgagatggccgagttggtctaaggcgccagattaaggttctggtccgaaagggcgtgggttcaaatcccactctcaacatatttattaattttgtgTGTTTTAtcgattatttattattttaatttttttaaaaaagatattgaactattttttaaacaatttattctttttcttcgCGTAAAATCTTAGTATTGTATCTTTTAAAACTTTTGAAAATCTTaaactattttttctttcaacatttatttgtatttcatgattttttttactaTAAACAACCGTGGTTTAAAAACAATTTATGTTTTTATTAATTTTGTGTGTTTTAtcgattatttattattttaatttttttaaaaaagatattgaactattttttaaacaatttattctttttcttcgCGTAAAATCTTAGTATTGTATCTTTTAAAACTTTTGAAAATCTTtaactattttttctttcaacatttatttgtatttcatgattttttttactaTAAACAACCGTGGTTTAAAAACAATTTATGTTTTTGAACTTTTAataatctcttttttcctttcaacatttatttgtatttcatgatttatttttttggcTCTAAATATTTAGAACTTTTTTCCTTTTAATAAGCCATGCCACAAGATGCAGCTTTAGGTACGCCAAATTGCAATTTTGTTCTTTGCTACCCATTCCATTGGAATCAAACCCGATTCTGATTATATGCTTTTCGAGATTTATTTACTACCTGTGTGCATTCATTAAAATTTTAGATGGTATTTCCACCACCCCTAAGATTTTTGTCCATCGATCTAATGTTTAGGAAGATAAAGTATAAATAAAGATGATC of the Musa acuminata AAA Group cultivar baxijiao chromosome BXJ2-10, Cavendish_Baxijiao_AAA, whole genome shotgun sequence genome contains:
- the LOC103974932 gene encoding aspartokinase 2, chloroplastic, which codes for MAAALRFAGISPCVGFRRDPSTSLALSSSFSSKLWVELSPRSIGTKRARGYPRNRSLRVSCERGVSAFFEEDEAERQGADGDAPQLSIVMKFGGSSVASAERMKKVADLILSFPEERPVIVLSAMGKTTNNLLLAGEKAVCCGVSNVSELHELSFIKDLHLKTVDELGLDKSIVSGLLDELEQLLKGIAMMKELTLRTRDYLVSFGECLSTRVFAAYLNKIGVKARQYDAFDIGFITTDDFTNADILEATYPAIAKRLHGDWINNPAIPIVTGFLGKGWKSCAVTTLGRGGSDLTATTIGKALGLREIQVWKDVDGVLTCDPNIYPSARPVPHLTFEEAAELAYFGAQVLHPLSMRPAREGDIPVRVKNSYNPQAPGTVITKERDMSKAVLTSIVLKSNITMLDIVSTRMLGQYGFLAKVFAIFEDLGISVDCVATSEVSISLTLDPSKLWSRELIQQELDHVVEELEKIAVVHLLQHRSIISLVGNVQRSSLILEKAFNVLRKNGVNVQMISQGASKVNISLIVNDDEAKQCVKALHSAFFENGFLSEVGEAEFSGNGTTIPSNVSVM